A genomic window from Osmia bicornis bicornis chromosome 6, iOsmBic2.1, whole genome shotgun sequence includes:
- the LOC114873142 gene encoding centrosome-associated protein 350-like isoform X1 yields the protein MKSSSKKEDTDKKKKYVFFSDPDIIVQCAEASVAAAQALECEQKPDHITKQIPKDKLSNLPIKFNLKDFKNLYHPIQPYPFTFINAVKRKLALDNGSEVCKKAYDQNNKNAPESSITVLKPDSDQNLQKMDFIRPLKVPDLKISAKKLDFSDRESSVSKDVISPKFETPSKELIHERADKPTKSFERVQRRLDFSTSDVSSTINSEVEPLRVPNISMSSNLSRKKDYIRENSREKENRSKRIRKDDSLSSKQDEATQDFFKRSRSPRHVSRKDFSNNVCENASVVKLKSDRLPLYIPRESDFALTKPKTKNFATSTVKKTNDKRHRSSNTRSFKSRDVSLESKNRSCSNESLSEYSSKLSDKVTIRESRNMFEHFDYRYNDDLHMLKQANDQKHIFSMENRQVKQHKVTYQSQAKIENAPFKEQTKRLSEKIKPSINKMDSKIYIVNSKESEGVESVTDSSTIVRTQSPSIISIQQVKNKDSEKVAQNINILKSNKNNEDLKYTDDSSSQCIATNTKKEEESYTQSIGTIKSATSNSNESNLNDSSILSDKLLDPRRISFRDENRSQEEFCNLVTPDMNLIPRSKRKRQFIQNSNIEVDPKCSKHNTGKIETEKEGIPLLHPTALHMQFQAELHLLDSFNESLRQVMDVEKCLYNVKQNQEKELPLQHNQLSDQVKLHFSKDEKNVDNMEHCNEIKSHASVSTDKAFPNTMHHTSQTIGNKFDNFSTLSKPAVKAVEVQTQTVNDIATQTDMRSTRRNVQSRCSEICGTPYERGFVEDSEIPQLSLDSVEQFEDLDQIEEISLPSKLRTLSEISLHETTSSIRTETGTEISISTRDVTCSFNKYLDLEIAQLIKDEKQRYDKIEMLFKSREKTLNDQTKKLVKLEEQKRALKDTGQDSRVSSVKKKQRALLLKLQQEKDEMNRLKELHKIASQERKLMLQKQRNMFNPQMSTKNILTKLKRSADSQSPRRLSGPMKGYDIRSNSSMSSLVDSDKSQHDRSQTDTRLQMSENELHFSKIDLPKNNKFTNFVEESNAPFSRFDKPNEPIQGNISPEKCPYKIQKDGTKSKYEIKSRKFEEKMPKADILRLKSHQHSSDPTLMSSHSMSSPGKYIFEKDKSPDVSELLQQNLSKSLSEQIKSESDTLIEELSKKSKSSQMIDNHFQNIISPRERESLKTTGMNSESAPEEISSLSQDTVSKTSKSSQVSEDILQTHSKSSKKGSKSIPTDMSKKTQYSSESKSNFKRKSSKCQKSKSSSSILTENILKSKSNSQTSEELIKHHNKRTKMEKEFIQCDKNNENALLDNMDYNENQSSLQTVTRHSKSAKDNNFKLLTNGIDNYESKENENSFPQEKSEHSLGNVSVKSQISNFAISRHSSGESDKNYSKSVVVRSQDQNLKTSKKLEQILNAREAALTSRKNCVEEWMAWHAKLRNEEDRVARMEQAALKLVTATSNVFSQQERSVCPFVDTTISSDTSDVEGRIELLTEKLAERRIEMSRLKREARKQTKQKLRALEANLLNQIKKYDTTIHEMRRKLESKKVSTKDSDKLAIESKSLADFKVPEIPLKKIQDIFKNNDLLRSRSESDLLYTESLSMKDCMKNINLTRNKNIETEYDKSDSERIIKSSRHTRISEHLNSPKASTVFDESISEQIEIDKVGSASMSSISDDIEEMPIKSVISEAKKTNTSEEVKTEISDAKSETDILTQSEVKFSENETIQSDTREYKSDFDTVSEQSRGRSISSVANKIQDIERSHVHSDRSNIQSSNAQVNAESAHQILDFSKKLDSLCLSNQNLNEDISSLENELKILSEMMLRFNDKSNEGTKQELQNEERSTSKDISEMLSKSDRNTEVTSEDKSVDAQLHKKEINSDISQCLTNSAKLKSVTNISDNKSIVEEVDNVMSAVIPPDEISFSKSNQEIDYKARSKEILNEIEKSIISEHIKVSENDLNRSDILTENNNLNGTNTRSLSEIYSKTPLGKESVSNVQSEAVYLTEEEDIDTDTAENLINSHNSGNHRALEFNKSSPISLEQSSLKKKDDNSLDLYPINNVLTPRIHSEHNSDTSSVKLVRSISKQAPVIERETKSIENFEEPLESYTNDRQQSTGEIHSLSKADSPKLISNESKEFSNNNRDENIDLKVSSLVELDKISKYDTSFNNKEISNDESQIKQISIDKRPVDKDDWTVLDSFCIEQDVTNSPWKKSHYSKDASRLTDSSKHQILEENTINDIEGVFSFIPNRETINIDQRDINFDETVLDSVDSYKEQDQDDTVHSIETDNFQKAIYDSVVKILDKVEKSIEDSSIKEKIESHSEVTENKNEIKITGDEEVTLISGNFNLKDTTLQQNENRQSVSLDTRDNKNTNENVAINKIHIDLIMGLNLRTEMKQDEDILYDIENKSRDIVITELEPGSEESESLSELEIDAKVELAEEEPMETNDQEDKIETGIKIVQEYKSLEAILEQDSSDGEQLDNLVEVAESSLDVIEKEIEHSVNELDSISLHKTDVQSIEVQGNEIQNEKDATTSVFVNDLKSVISCEVITSNSPNNIVNKTFDILKDPEYEDISEESLEVSEIFDKSELQRSAVIQKSSSIPEKYEAIHKSEEVLKILDEITQKSSTNFEYNVHKFQDDKHVSEDSEKSQTEVSDKDSIMSSKVDDDKVVESSEKKNDLNNETYKEIVSLNDLEERDKREQDALSESSDCRNTPKDVSEIEIDSSRDPNDSRLDIDGLNDDLLSNSNVENENVDSKNTYHAAPIVATSEKDIEVMIDKLKASLEQPGVEVADWEAKLLRIEQLQIELEIKKLEAEEVSYYVREIPNKPPPPYTPPGGGGRISTSLGSPSPPPAVIPSNIDELTAFTEKATAIIFKAKEAGEDIMRLEAPLEICELTKENDETVKKDRRIYNTFLFDLCKETIAEVYQAEYEKPGPSWTKPNVKTKPIMKIPKTLEELNAYVNKEVATLFGFKTKLQRENMVMRWSRKRRDRVDELLAREAQAEEDEWTKFHHDELAVKNGLTVTILDTLIMETVNVVKVAYAKKRKVMV from the exons ATGAAAAGCAGCTCTAAGAAGGAAGATActgataagaaaaagaaatatgtttttttttctgatcCCGATATTATTGTTCAGTGTGCTGAAGCATCTGTTGCA GCAGCTCAAGCTCTTGAATGCGAACAAAAACCAGATCACATTACTAAGCAAATACCTAAGGACAAACTATCAAACTTgccaattaaatttaacttgaaagattttaaaaatttatatcatcCTATACAACCATATCCTTTTACATTTATAAATGCTGTCAAACGGAAGCTGGCTTTAGACAATGGTTCAGAAGTTTGTAAAAAAGCATACGatcagaataataaaaatgcacCCGAATCATCTATAACAGTATTAAAGCCCGATAGTGATCAGAATTTACAGAAGATGGATTTTATAAGGCCGCTAAAAGTTCcagatttgaaaatttctgcaaAAAAATTAGATTTCTCTGACAGAGAAAGTTCTGTATCAAAAGATGTAATATCACCAAAATTTGAAACACCTTCAAAAGAATTGATACATGAAAGAGCAGATAAACCAACAAAGAGTTTTGAAAGAGTTCAAAGAAGATTAGACTTCTCAACATCAGATGTTTCATCAACAATCAACAGCGAGGTAGAGCCATTGAGGGTCCCAAATATTTCTATGTCATCAAATTTATCAAGAAAAAAAGACTACATTAGAGAAAATTCTCGAGAAAAGGAGAACCGATCTAAAAGAATCAGAAAAGACGATTCTTTATCCTCCAAGCAAGATGAAGCAACGCAAGACTTTTTTAAAAGATCTAGAAGTCCAAGGCATGTTTCTAGAAAAGACTTCTCTAATAACGTGTGCGAGAATGCATCAGTTGTAAAATTAAAGAGCGATAGATTGCCATTGTACATACCAAGAGAGAGTGATTTTGCTTTAAcaaaaccaaaaacaaaaaattttgCAACGTCAACTGTTAAAAAGACCAATGACAAGAGGCATAGATCTAGTAATACTAGATCTTTTAAATCAAGAGATGTTTCTTTGGAATCTAAGAATAGATCTTGCAGTAACGAGTCACTTTCTGAGTATTCTTCAAAATTATCAGACAAAGTTACAATTAGAGAGTCTAGAAACATGTTTGAACATTTTGATTATAGATACAATGACGATCTACATATGTTAAAACAGGCTAACGATCAGAAACATATATTTTCTATGGAAAACAGACAAGTAAAACAGCACAAAGTAACATATCAGTCTCAagcgaaaattgaaaatgcaCCTTTCAAAGAGCAAACTAAAAGACTGtcagaaaaaataaaaccttctataaataaaatggatagcaaaatatacattgtaaatTCCAAAGAATCGGAAGGTGTTGAAAGTGTGACGGATTCAAGTACAATTGTACGAACTCAAAGTCCAAGTATTATTTCTATACAGCAAGTAAAAAACAAGGATTCCGAAAAAGTTgcacaaaatattaatatacttaaatcgaataaaaataatgaagatCTAAAATATACAGATGATTCTTCGTCACAGTGTATTGCTACAAacacaaaaaaagaagaagaatcgtATACACAAAGTATTGGTACAATTAAATCAGCAACAAGTAATAGTAATGAATCTAATTTAAACGATAGCAGTATCTTATCTGATAAATTATTAGATCCAAGAAGAATTTCATTCAGAGATGAGAACCGTTCGCAAGaggaattttgtaatttagtAACTCCGGATATGAATCTCATACCGCGATCTAAACGAAAAAGgcaatttatacaaaatagtAACATAGAAGTTGATCCTAAATGTTCAAAACATAATACCGGTAAAAttgaaacagaaaaagaaggaattcCATTG TTGCATCCAACTGCCTTACATATGCAATTTCAAGCTGAGTTGCATCTTCTTGATTCATTTAATGAGTCACTGAGGCAGGTTATGGATgttgaaaaatgtttatataatGTTAAACAAAATCAAGAAAAAGAGTTACCGTTACAGCATAACCAACTGAGTGACCAAGTGAAATTACATTTCTCtaaggatgaaaagaatgttgATAACATGGAACAttgtaatgaaattaaatcaCATGCAAGTGTTTCTACTGACAAAG CATTTCCAAATACGATGCATCATACAAGTCAAACTATAGGAAATAAGTTTGACAATTTTAGTACGTTAAGTAAACCAGCAGTTAAAGCTGTGGAGGTACAAACTCAAACGGTAAATGATATAGCAACACAAACAGATATGCGTTCAACTCGACGAAATGTACAGAGTAGATGTTCAGAAATATGTGGAACCCCGTATGAACGAGGATTTGTTGAAGACAGCGAAATTCCACAACTTTCGTTAGATTCAGTGGAACAGTTTGAAGACTTGGATCAAATAGAAGAGATATCATTGCCTAGTAAATTAAGAACGTTGTCAGAAATAAGTTTACACGAAACTACGTCATCTATACGAACAGAAACTGGAACCGAGATTAGTATTTCCACTCGAGATGTAACTTgttcttttaataaatacttagACCTAGAA ATTGCACAGTTGATCAAAGATGAGAAACAAAGGTACgataaaatagaaatgttatttaaatctCGCGAGAAAACATTAAATGATCAAACGAAAAAATTAGTCAAATTGGAAGAGCAAAAGCGAGCATTAAAAGATACTGGACAGGATAGCAGAGTTAGTTCTGTAAAAAAGAAGCAAAGAGCTCTGTTGTTAAAATTACAACAAGAAAAGGATGAAATGAACAG ATTGAAAGAACTACATAAAATTGCGAGCCAAGAGCGTAAACTTATGTTGCAAAAACAAAGGAATATGTTTAACCCTCAAATGTCAACTAAAaacattttaacaaaattaaaaaggaGCGCGGATAGTCAGTCGCCAAGACGATTATCTGGTCCAATGAAGGGTTATGATATAAGAAGTAATAGCTCTATGAGTTCTTTAGTTGATTCTGACAAATCTCAACATGATAGATCTCAGACAGATACGCGTTTGCAAATGTCCGAAAACGAGTtacatttttctaaaattgatttaccgaaaaataataaattcacgAATTTCGTTGAAGAATCTAACGCACCATTTTCAAGGTTTGATAAACCTAATGAACCTATTCAGGGTAACATATCTCCAGAAAAGTGTCCTTATAAGATACAAAAAGATGGAACCAAATCAAAGTATGAGATAAAATCAAGaaagtttgaagaaaaaatgCCTAAAGCAGATATTTTAAGGTTGAAATCGCATCAGCATTCTTCTGATCCAACTCTGATGTCAAGTCATTCTATGAGCAGTCctggaaaatatattttcgaaaaagaCAAATCTCCCGATGTTTCGGAACTGCTACAACAGAATTTAAGTAAATCTTTGTCTGAACAAATTAAATCAGAATCGGATACTTTAATAGAAGAGTTGTCAAAGAAATCGAAATCTTCTCAAATGATAGataatcattttcaaaatataatatcGCCAAGAGAACGAGAGTCTTTGAAAACTACTGGCATGAATAGCGAAAGTGCTCCAGAAGAAATAAGTTCTCTCAGCCAAGACACTGTGTCGAAAACATCAAAATCATCTCAAGTTTCTGAGGATATTTTACAGACGCATTCAAAAAGTTCTAAAAAGGGTAGTAAATCAATTCCAACTGATATGTCCAAAAAGACTCAGTACAGTTCAGAATCCAAATCAAACTTTAAACGTAAAAGTTCAAAATGTCAGAAAAGCAAATCGTCGTCAAGTATACTtacagaaaatatattaaagtcTAAATCGAATTCTCAGACATCAGAGGAGTTGATTAAACATCACAATAAACGAacaaaaatggaaaaagaatttattcaGTGTGACAAGAATAATGAGAATGCACTGTTGGACAATATGGATTATAATGAAAATCAGAGTTCTTTACAAACCGTAACTAGGCACTCAAAATCTGCAAAAGATAACAATTTTAAACTATTAACTAACGGAATAGataattatgaaagtaaagagaatgaaaattcttttcctCAAGAGAAGAGTGAGCACAGTTTAGGCAATGTTTCTGTAAAATCTCAAATTAGTAACTTTGCAATATCTCGCCATAGTTCTGGAGAAAGTGACAAAAATTATTCCAAGTCTGTGGTTGTTAGATCGCAAGATCAAAACCTGAAGACTTCCAAGAAACTTGAACA AATATTAAACGCGCGTGAAGCTGCGCTTACATCACGAAAAAACTGTGTGGAAGAGTGGATGGCCTGGCATGCAAAATTGAGAAACGAAGAAGACCGTGTTGCACGAATGGAACAAGCTGCTCTTAAACTTGTAACAGCAACCTCCAACGTTTTTTCTCAACAag AGAGGAGTGTATGTCCCTTTGTAGATACTACCATTTCATCCGATACCAGCGATGTCGAAGGTAGAATAGAATTACTTACTGAAAAATTAGCAGAGCGACGAATAGAAATGTCACGTTTGAAAAGGGAAGCCAGAAAGCAAACGAAACAGAAACTTCGAGCCTTGGAAGCgaatttattaaatcaaattaaG aAATACGACACAACGATCCATGAAATGCGTAGAAAATTGGAGTCGAAAAAGGTATCTACTAAGGATAGCGATAAGTTAGCGATAGAGTCTAAATCGCTGGCAGATTTTAAAGTACCTGAGATTCCTTTAAAGAAGATTCaagatatatttaaaaataatgatttattGAGATCCAGATCAGAGTCTGATTTGTTATATACAGAAAGTTTGTCGATGAAAGATTgcatgaaaaatataaatttaacgaggaacaaaaatattgaaactgAGTATGATAAAAGTGATTCGGAAAGGATAATCAAATCCTCTAGGCATACAAGAATCTCAGAACATTTGAATTCCCCCAAAGCGAGTACTGTCTTTGATGAAAGTATATCGGAACAAATTGAGATTGATAAAGTTGGCTCTGCTTCGATGTCGTCGATTTCCGACGATATTGAGGAAATGCCAATTAAGTCGGTCATATCAGAAGCAAAGAAAACTAACACTTCAGAAGAAGTTAAAACTGAAATAAGCGATGCAAAGTCTGAGACTGATATACTTACGCAATCAGAAGTAAAGTTCtctgaaaatgaaacaattcaATCTGACACAAGAGAATATAAGTCTGATTTTGATACAGTTTCCGAACAGTCCAGAGGAAGAAGTATTTCATCTGTAGCTAACAAAATACAAGATATTGAACGCTCTCATGTACATTCGGACAGATCCAATATTCAGAGCTCTAATGCCCAGGTTAACGCTGAGTCTGCTCATCAAATTTTGGATTTTTCCAAGAAATTGGACTCTCTGTGCCTCAGTAATCAAAACCTGAACGAAGATATAAGTTCACTAGAAAATGAACTGAAAATACTTTCAGAAATGATGTTACGTTTTAATGACAAATCAAATGAAGGGACAAAACAAGAATTACAAAATGAAGAAAGGAGCACGTCAAAGGATATATCAGAAATGCTATCCAAGTCGGACAGAAATACGGAAGTCACGTCAGAGGATAAAAGCGTAGATGCACAATTACATAAAAAAGAGATCAATTCTGATATCTCACAGTGCTTAACGAATagcgcaaaattaaaatcagTTACTAATATTAGTGACAATAAAAGTATAGTAGAAGAAGTTGACAATGTCATGTCTGCTGTAATTCCTCCAGATGAAATATCTTTCTCTAAATCGAATCAAGAAATTGATTACAAAGCAAGAAGTaaggaaattttaaatgaaattgaaaagtcaATAATATCAGAACATATTAAAGTTAGCGAGAATGATTTAAATCGTTCAGATATATTAACTGAgaataacaatttaaatggAACTAATACAAGATCATTGTctgaaatttattcaaagacACCTCTAGGGAAAGAAAGTGTAAGCAACGTACAATCTGAGGCAGTATATCTTACCGAAGAAGAAGATATCGACACAGATACTgcagaaaatttaattaactctcATAATTCAGGAAATCATCGTGCattagaatttaataaaagttcTCCAATTTCTTTGGAACAGTCCagtttaaagaaaaaggatgATAATTCATTAGATCTTTACCCAATAAACAATGTACTTACGCCACGAATTCATTCTGAACATAATAGTGACACAAGTTCTGTAAAACTTGTACGTAGTATTAGCAAACAAGCACCAGTTATAGAGCGTGAAACTAAATCAATTGAAAACTTTGAAGAACCATTGGAGAGTTATACAAACGATCGACAGCAAAGCACAGGTGAAATTCATTCACTATCAAAAGCTGATAGCCCTAAATTAATATCTAACGAGTCCAAAGAATTTAGTAATAACAACAGAGATGAAAATATAGATTTGAAAGTATCGTCCCTAGTGGAACTCgataaaatatctaaatatgATACGAGCTTTAATAACAAAGAAATTAGTAACGATGAAagtcaaataaaacaaatttccATAGATAAAAGGCCCGTTGATAAAGATGATTGGACCGTATTAGATTCATTTTGTATTGAGCAAGATGTTACTAATTCTCCCTGGAAAAAATCTCATTATTCAAAAGATGCATCTCGTTTAACTGACAGTTCTAAACATCAAATTTTGGAGGAGAACACAATTAATGATATAGAAGGTGTATTCTCATTTATACCGAATAGGGAAACTATAAATATTGATCAGCGTGACattaattttgatgaaacGGTGTTAGATTCTGTAGATAGCTATAAAGAACAGGATCAAGATGATACTGTACACAGCATTGAAACTGATAATTTCCAAAAAGCAATTTATGATTCTGTGGTCAAAATATTGGATAAAGTTGAGAAAAGTATCGAGGATAGTTcgataaaagagaaaatcgAAAGTCATTCTGAGGttacagaaaataaaaacgaaataaaaattacaggAGACGAAGAAGTTACATTAATTTCCGGTAATTTCAACTTAAAGGATACTACATTacaacaaaatgaaaatagacAATCTGTTTCTTTGGATACTAGAGACAATAAAAATACTAATGAAAATGTagcaattaataaaattcatattgATCTTATCATGGGTCTTAATTTACGGACAGAAATGAAACAGGACGAGGATATATTATATgacattgaaaataaatccCGAGATATTGTTATAACAGAATTAGAACCAGGAAGCGAGGAAAGTGAGAGTTTGTCAGAACTTGAAATTGATGCTAAAGTAGAATTAGCAGAGGAGGAACCTATGGAAACGAATGATCAGGAAGATAAAATAGAAACAGGAATAAAAATAGTGCAAGAATACAAATCGTTAGAAGCCATACTAGAACAAGATAGTTCTGATGGCGAACAACTTGATAACTTGGTAGAAGTAGCTGAAAGTAGTTTAGATgttatagaaaaagaaattgaacaTTCAGTCAACGAATTGGATAGTATATCTCTTCATAAAACTGATGTTCAATCTATTGAAGTTCAGGGTAATGAAATACAGAATGAAAAGGATGCAACTACTTCTGTATTTGTAAATGATCTTAAATCAGTAATAAGCTGTGAAGTAATTACATCTAATTCACCGAATAATATAGTAAACAAAACATTTGATATTTTGAAAGATCCGGAGTATGAAGACATTTCTGAAGAAAGTCTTGAGGTGTCTGAGATATTCGATAAAAGTGAACTTCAGAGATCTGCTGTTATTCAGAAGTCATCCTCTATACCAGAAAAATATGAAGCAATACATAAGTCGGAGGAAGTATTGAAAATACTGGATGAAATTACTCAAAAATCTTCAACGAATTTTGAATACAATGTACATAAGTTTCAGGATGATAAGCATGTTTCTGAAGATAGTGAGAAGTCACAAACAGAAGTTTCTGATAAGGATAGTATTATGTCTTCAAAGGTTGATGATGATAAAGTTGTGGAAAGtagtgaaaagaaaaatgatttgaaTAATGAGACGTATAAAGAAATAGTTAGCTTAAATGATTTGGAAGAAAGAGACAAACGAGAGCAGGATGCGTTGTCCGAATCGAGCGACTGCAGAAATACACCAAAGGATGTATCAGAAATCGAGATAGATTCTTCTCGTGATCCTAATGATTCGAGATTAGACATCGATGGCTTAAATGATGATTTATTAAGTAACAGCAAtgtggaaaatgaaaatgtagaTTCAAAGAATACGTACCATGCAGCTCCTATTGTTGCAACATCAGAAAAGGATATAGAGGTCATGATAGATAAATTGAAAg CATCATTGGAACAACCTGGTGTGGAAGTTGCAGATTGGGAAGCAAAACTGCTTCGAATTGAACAACTTCAAATTGAATTGGAG ATTAAGAAATTAGAAGCAGAAGAAGTTTCTTATTATGTTAGAGAAATACCTAACAAACCACCACCTCCTTACACACCACCTGGGGGTGGCGGAAGAATTTCTACATCCCTTGGATCACCTTCTCCTCCTCCAGCTGTGATTCCTTCAAACATAGACGAATTAACAGCGTTCACTGAGAAAGCTACAGCGATTATATTCAAAGCCAAGGAAGCTGGAGAAGATATTATGAGATTAGAAGCTCCTTTGGAAATATGCGAGTTAACCAAAGAGAACGACGAGACTGTTAAGAAAGATAGAAGAATTTATAATACGTTTCTGTTTGATCTATGCAAAGAAACGATCGCCGAAGTTTATCAAGCCGAGTATGAGAAACCAGGTCCAAGTTGGACGAAGCCAAACGTGAAAACGAAACCAATTATGAAGATTCCCAAAACTTTAGAAGAACTTAACGCTTATGTGAATAAAGAGGTGGCTACGTTGTTTGGTTTCAAGACGAAATTACAACGGGAAAATATGGTGATGCGTTGGAGCAGAAAACGAAGGGATAGAGTCGACGAATTACTGGCCAGAGAGGCCCAAGCCGAGGAAGACGAATGGACCAAGTTTCATCATGATGAACTAGCGGTTAAAAATGGTCTCACCGTAACTATATTGGATACTTTGATCATGGAAACTGTGAATGTGGTTAAAGTGGCATACgcaaagaaaaggaaagtaATGGTTTAA